The DNA segment agCTCATCGGCGTTGTCTGATTGAGGTTTCCTCTCTGTCATTGTAAGgtccttacaatacaaagctcATTGTAGTGACTATTATTTTGAAGTTTtttgccatataaataaaactgaactgaatggaTTTGAAAAACTGTGGCAGGCAAACTGTGAGAATTTTTCTATTTCTCCTTCCTCACCCTAGCACACGAAATcaacaaagtaaaaatttaTACTTGGTGGCCGATATAGTCAGATTGATAAACATAAATGGCGAGGCTGGTGTTGCATGCAAGTCTGGCGAGAGCCATTATCTAGGTGGCGGACAGCAAAGACAAGGTTTGTCATTGGCCATGCCTGTGTAGCCAAGAAGACTCGGTTTATAAACGCAACAGCTAAAGCTAAACAGTTAGCATAGCTTACCTGCACAGCATCTGCCTCCAATGTGTAAACCAGACTAAGCTACCTCAGTGGTAAACAGATTGTTACTACAGTTCAGTTCTATTCCCTCAAAGTtggtaagtaaaatttatttatgtaaGATAGGAAcattataatattgtaaagatAACAAAAGTacagaatgaagaaaaaaatcttaattacacaaaagcaacataataaacaaaagaTTATCCAAATGACTGGCTGAATAGATGTAAGCTGTCCAGTTttcaactgtttttaaaaaaaaagacgccATAGACCTACGGGTgcggagcgagagagagaaactgtTTTGACGCTAAGGTTTGGAAGGCATAATTTTTAtaatgtaaggtaaagaccctacaataatacaaacctATAATACCCTGtaccataggtgtcaaactctggctcCCGGGCCAAATTTAGcctgcagcctaattacatttggaccgcaaagccataccaaattactattagagctggcctgctGGTATTATACAGTGCATTTCCTGCTAATACTACAAATCCCAGAATACTCTGTTGGTGTTCTGGCGCATCAGTCACGACAGGACCCATTAACACcctggtcgtgtccaaattcatgggctgcatcctcctgaggatgcatttgtaggccgattacgtcacagcgacgcgccgaaggctgtcgtagactcctccgaatgcagccgacaaatgtgtcctccttttccccgaatttgaaggatgggtcgggtgtgtcctttcttttttttttttttgcctgtcccgtttggatctttaaaAAAGGTGTATGATGAAAGTTTGCGACGTTGTGTGCCCAGAGAAAAAGCAAGCATTTTCAAATGTCAGCCTGAGCAGAAACACAGTAGCTGATCACACACCTGAAGTTGCCACCAATCTATATAACCAGCTgatggagaaagaaaacaattgtGTTGCATTCTCCATCTCTGTTGATAAGAGCAGTGATGCCTCTGATACTGCCCAGCTTTCAGTCTTCATCCGTGGTGTGGACTCAAATCTCTGTGTTACGGAGGAACTTTTAGGATTAAAATCAATGCATGGCACAACCACAGGGAAGGAAATATTTGATGAGGTTTCCAAATGTCCAACTGACTGCATCATACATCAAGAATCACTTTGTGGCAATGCCTTTATGTGTGAGATCATGAGCGATCTCGAAGCTTCAGGGGCGGGGGCGTATCATCACAGACATGTATGCTGCAGTGAGGGCTTTTAAAACGAAATTGTGCCTGTGGCAGAATCAGATGCTACAAGGAAACCTGGGCCATTTTCCCTGCTGCCAACCAATGAACAGATCTCTactgctctgttcccatgtgCACAGTTTGCTGAAAAACTCTGTGTACTCAGTGCTGAGTTTACCCGGCGATTTGCCAACTTTGATGCCCAGAAATGTCGATTTGAACTGCTCAGTAATCCTTTTGCAGTTGACGTTGCAAACGCACCAACAAACCTCCAAATGGAGCTGATTGAACTCCAGTGTAGTGACACGCTGAAGTCAAAGTATGATGCTGTGGGCACTTCACAATTTCCACATTTCATCCCTGACACAATGCCTGGGCTCCGCACCCACGCTGCTCAGATGCTCTCCATGTTCGACAGCACTTACCTATGTGACCAACTATTCTCCTCAATGAAGATGGCCAAAACATCTCACGGGAGACGTCTAACCGATGAACACCTTCACTCAATCCTGAGGATTTCCTCAGCTCAGAGCCTGAGGAACTAGCATCCAAGAAGAGATGCCAGGTATCTGGCTTGGACACATCAGATCAGTGTGTAGCAAACTGAGCTATAATTAGCATTTTCTTTGTGCACTTTTTCTTGCTACTCCCAGACATGGGCTTGAATGGTTTCACGTTCAATGATATTTTTATTAGATAAGtggtttattattgttatttttctatttattattaGCCTGGGGAAAAGGTTTACTGTTAAAATTTAATTCAGAAGGctgaaaatacaatttttatttaagaaataaatTCCACTGATATGTTATTTAATTGGAATTTCAATTTTGCATGTGTGCAATATTAAGTTATATATACTTTTATATAAGTTATATATCGTTTAAGCAAAGCTTgtcccatattcagtttttcagcaaaacttgtttgagtctaTAAGAAAAGGTTCCTTATtatatatctggaggaagatttttttcaataaatattaatgttagcccacgactttgttccagtttggaattttggcccactgtgtatttgagtttgacaccactGCCCTATACTCTAATAACCCTACAGTCTGGTGCTACCAGATAATCTGGTATAGAATTTGTGCTCTGTCATTTCTCTGCTGCTTGTCTGAGCTAGTAAGGCTAACCTGGTTATCTAAGAATGGCGTGATTGCCAGTATGTGCAGTCAGACTTTACTGAAAGAAAATCTAACTTTAACAGCAGAGTGGCTTAGCATGGCTAAGCTGTGATATTCAACACGCCACCAAACCTGCCTCCCAAGCCCAGCCCCTTGAATTCAAGAGTGAAACTGATTGTGTTGGAGCGACTTGCCTCTGATAAGGTTTGTGCACTTCTGTATTTGGCGTCTCAGGTTTCAAGTCAGATCCTGTATCctgtagttgtttttctccacaacGCAGAGTCAGCATGGATGGATGTCTGGGACAGCAGTGACACAGAACAATGACTGGATACTTGTCCTTTGGAGCAATACAGAAACACTAATGTAACCCGAAGAATGAACAACCAGGAAGTAAGTGCTGTGATAATGAAGCAAACATAGCTGTTAGCTTAGTTTGTATTCACAAAATGAACTTTATCCAGTTGTCTGCCATGACTCTGTCGCTCCGGTGCAATTTGTAATAGTATTGTAAATGCAGTGAGTATAACACACAGTACTTAGATGATATgctgtgaataaataaaagttttctgATGCGTCAGACATCAGCAAACACCACTGAAACAAACTTTGAGGGTCCTGCTTCGGCCAAAGAGAGGAAGGTGATCCACTTCTCCAGCGGTGAAACTCTTGTAGTTGAAGACagcgaggaggaagaggtggagaCGTCAAACAAAACTCCCTTTGAAGAACCTAAACAGAAGGTGGGTATCTGTTTGGGGGGGGAGACTTGTGGTGAATATTTAGCAACAGTCAGTTCATGTGATtgcttctgtcttttttcttctcagaCTCGGCTATCGTTCAAGAATGTGGCCATTCTAGTTGGGAGGTTTTCACTGCTGGGTATGCCATGTTACATAATCAATACAGAAGCCAAGTGACTGTAGAGAAGGCCCTGACTTTAGCTTTTTGTGCAGGCTTCACTGAGTCTccacattttctgtttccaaATTCAGCCTGTGACTTCCTTGGGGAAAGATTGGCTGGTGCTCTTGGACTCAGTGCAGCCAAATACCAGTACGCGATAGATCGTTATCAACATGATCACAAGGTAATGTGTTCACAAACATTCAAGCAAAAAATAGAACTTACTCTATCGTCTATCttataaaaggaaaataagtTCACTGTTTAACCCTCTTCAGACAACAAACAGTCGAGCTTCAGATGACCTCAAGAAGGGACAGGCAGAGACCGTGACACTCTCTCCCAGGTCTGATTGGAGTCATTATGGGGCCACAGGAGATGTAAGCTGTCCTCCCAATCCCCAGGAGAGCTCTGATGAGAAACAAATGGCTGGAAAAGAAGGATGTCACAACAAGGGCTATCAAGCGGACGAGGAGCACTTGAAATGAATCTcagagaagaaaagcaaaagaatGTGAAGTCCCCAGGATGGAATGTTACAACAACGTGAAGAATAAAAAgctaacaaaacaaactaaaacattttctgtgtctAACTACCAGTGCAAGCTTTTTTCACCGTTTATTCTTCCCAATCCTGGCAAAACTGAGATTCTTACTTCAGCCCCTTTGCCAACAATATCACTGTCTTATTTCTGACCAAAAATTAAGATGAGATTGAGC comes from the Astatotilapia calliptera chromosome 15, fAstCal1.2, whole genome shotgun sequence genome and includes:
- the LOC113037609 gene encoding protein FAM177A1; translation: MNNQETSANTTETNFEGPASAKERKVIHFSSGETLVVEDSEEEEVETSNKTPFEEPKQKTRLSFKNVAILVGRFSLLACDFLGERLAGALGLSAAKYQYAIDRYQHDHKTTNSRASDDLKKGQAETVTLSPRSDWSHYGATGDVSCPPNPQESSDEKQMAGKEGCHNKGYQADEEHLK